In Bacillota bacterium, the following proteins share a genomic window:
- the rplM gene encoding 50S ribosomal protein L13 — protein sequence MANAQTIERKWFVVDAAGKRLGRLATEVASVLRGKHKPTFTPHVDCGDYVIVINASQIELTGNKWNDKIYYTHSNYPGGLKTKTAKVMMEEKPIRMVELAIKGMLPKGKLGDQTYTKLFVYAGPEHKHQAQLPVVMELKG from the coding sequence ATGGCAAATGCACAAACAATTGAACGCAAATGGTTTGTAGTAGATGCAGCTGGAAAAAGATTAGGTCGCTTAGCTACCGAAGTCGCTAGTGTTTTAAGAGGAAAACATAAACCTACTTTTACACCACACGTGGATTGTGGAGATTATGTTATCGTCATTAATGCTAGTCAAATTGAATTAACAGGTAATAAATGGAATGATAAAATCTATTATACCCATTCAAATTATCCTGGAGGTTTAAAGACTAAGACAGCGAAAGTTATGATGGAAGAGAAACCAATTAGAATGGTTGAACTCGCTATCAAAGGAATGTTACCAAAAGGAAAATTAGGGGATCAAACGTACACAAAATTATTTGTCTATGCAGGACCAGAACACAAACACCAAGCACAACTTCCGGTTGTGATGGAATTGAAAGGATAG
- the rpsI gene encoding 30S ribosomal protein S9, which produces MYRGTGRRKSAVARVILRPGKGLIMINGREFTKYVPSSLARLDVSQPLVLTANESTFDISVNVNGGGLIGQAGAIRLGITRALLEVNPEYRKILKPAGLITRDPRVKERKKYGLKGARRAPQFSKR; this is translated from the coding sequence ATGTATCGCGGCACAGGAAGACGTAAGTCAGCTGTTGCTAGAGTTATATTGAGACCTGGTAAAGGGTTAATAATGATTAATGGAAGAGAATTTACAAAATATGTCCCTTCATCACTTGCCCGCTTGGATGTCTCTCAACCTTTAGTTTTGACTGCAAACGAAAGTACTTTTGACATCTCTGTCAATGTAAATGGCGGAGGCTTAATAGGACAAGCGGGAGCAATTCGATTAGGAATTACTCGTGCTTTATTAGAAGTAAACCCTGAATACCGCAAAATTTTAAAACCAGCTGGATTAATCACAAGAGACCCACGCGTGAAAGAACGTAAGAAATACGGTCTTAAAGGCGCTCGTAGAGCACCACAATTTAGTAAACGTTAA
- a CDS encoding alpha-glucosidase → MNDSVKWWQKAVVYQIYPLSFKDSNHDGIGDILGIIEKLDYIKNLGVDVIWLSPIYQSPMEDNGYDISDYYQIDPVFGTFSDFLQLLKEVHLRDMKMIMDLVVNHTSDEHIWFKESKKSLDNPYRDYYIWKDKPTDISSVFSGSAWEFDENTKQYYFHLFSKKQPDLNWQNPKLRQVIYEMINYWLNLGIDGFRLDVIDLIGKDIEHVQIGNGPFLDQNLKELYDTCFKGRNIMTVGEMPTLSIQKAAQITNQNAPLLNMIFQFEHLSLDEIPKRGKWMLQKLDLIEFKAYFDKIQKTNFNHGWNSLFLSNHDQPRVVSRFGNLSYRKESAKMLATILYSMQGTPYVYQGEEIGMTGVRFQNISEYKDVETLNMYHEFLDKKVPMKDIMESIYAKSRDNSRTPMQWNNQLYAGFSDENPWLMVNPNYKEINATFDLEDQDGVFFFYKKLFEIRKSYTVFDLGDFNLIYPKDAFLFAYTRKYKEQLILVIGHFNNQEAEYDLEEFKDMDCLLTNKSSLKLSNKTMISPYYCAIYYKNH, encoded by the coding sequence ATGAATGATTCTGTAAAGTGGTGGCAAAAAGCCGTTGTCTATCAAATTTATCCATTGAGTTTTAAAGATTCCAATCACGATGGAATCGGTGATATTTTAGGAATCATCGAAAAATTAGATTACATAAAAAATCTAGGGGTTGATGTTATTTGGTTAAGTCCGATTTATCAATCTCCGATGGAAGATAATGGGTATGACATTTCAGATTATTATCAAATTGATCCGGTTTTTGGAACCTTTTCAGATTTTTTACAATTATTAAAAGAAGTTCACTTAAGAGACATGAAGATGATTATGGATTTAGTCGTTAACCATACTTCAGATGAACATATTTGGTTTAAAGAATCAAAAAAATCACTTGATAATCCATATAGAGATTATTATATATGGAAAGACAAACCCACCGACATATCATCTGTGTTTTCTGGTTCTGCTTGGGAATTTGATGAAAATACAAAACAATATTATTTTCATTTATTTAGTAAAAAACAACCTGATTTAAATTGGCAAAATCCAAAGTTAAGACAAGTTATTTATGAAATGATTAATTACTGGTTGAATCTTGGAATCGATGGATTTCGGTTAGATGTCATCGATTTAATCGGAAAAGATATTGAACATGTTCAAATTGGAAATGGTCCTTTTTTAGACCAAAACTTAAAAGAACTTTATGATACTTGTTTTAAGGGAAGAAATATCATGACTGTTGGAGAAATGCCTACTCTTTCGATTCAAAAAGCTGCGCAAATAACCAATCAAAATGCGCCTTTACTAAACATGATTTTTCAATTCGAGCATCTTTCGTTAGATGAAATTCCAAAACGCGGTAAATGGATGCTTCAAAAATTAGATTTAATAGAATTTAAAGCTTATTTTGACAAAATACAAAAAACAAATTTTAATCATGGATGGAACAGCCTGTTCCTTTCAAATCATGATCAACCACGTGTTGTATCTAGATTCGGCAATCTTTCCTACCGCAAAGAAAGCGCGAAAATGCTGGCGACAATTCTTTATTCAATGCAGGGAACTCCTTATGTTTATCAAGGGGAAGAAATTGGAATGACAGGCGTTCGTTTTCAAAACATTTCTGAATATAAAGACGTTGAAACCTTAAATATGTATCATGAATTTTTAGATAAAAAAGTACCAATGAAAGACATTATGGAATCTATCTATGCAAAAAGCAGAGATAATTCAAGAACTCCTATGCAATGGAACAATCAATTATATGCAGGCTTTTCCGATGAAAATCCATGGCTTATGGTTAATCCAAATTATAAAGAGATAAATGCAACATTCGATTTAGAAGATCAAGATGGAGTTTTTTTCTTTTACAAGAAACTATTTGAAATTCGAAAATCATATACAGTCTTCGATTTAGGTGATTTCAATTTAATTTATCCAAAAGACGCTTTTCTTTTTGCTTATACTAGAAAGTACAAAGAGCAACTTATTTTAGTAATCGGTCATTTTAATAATCAAGAAGCAGAGTATGATTTAGAAGAGTTTAAAGACATGGATTGTTTATTAACAAATAAATCCTCATTAAAACTATCTAATAAGACGATGATTTCTCCTTATTACTGTGCAATTTATTATAAGAATCATTAA
- the metG gene encoding methionine--tRNA ligase: MKKTFYITTPIYYTSGKFHLGSAYTTCLCDTLKRYKELQGYETRFLTGTDEHGLKIEEAAKANGKTPKEYVDYIATLAKDLWSLLKINNDDFIRTTEKRHEDIVQNIFEKLLSQDDIYLGEYVGNYCIDCESYFTPTQLVDGKLCPDCGRETSIVKEETYFLRLTKYSNQLLSFIENNPDFITPETRKNEVVKFIQSGLTDLSVSRTAFDWGVKVKSDPKHVIYVWIDALSNYISALGYGSEKDGLFQKFWMNGDEIVHIIGKDILRFHAIYWPIILMALHIPIKFKLFVHGWYLMKDGKMSKSKGNIIYPEPLVSRYGLDAFRYFVVRELPYANDGLFTPEDFVSRINTDLVNDLGNLISRTISMVNKYFSGSVKKTNHNHELKKVEIELEEMIQFAFENYQNYMNDLKVSQAIFEITKLVSRTNKLIDETSPWDLAKDDELLGVLESVMYHLLEAIRAATILYIPILIESCDKIFDSLNVEKTLRTFDTYGFGEKKEYHVVKKADHLFPRLDSEKEIEVIKEMMNPTHKKELILKPEISIDDFDKIEVVVGKIEKAETHINAKKLLVLQIDTGDKVRQIVSGIAEFYRPEDLVNKKVLVVINLQSVKLRGELSEGMILCGETENHTLHIIEAPNSLNTGDVVK; the protein is encoded by the coding sequence ATGAAAAAAACTTTTTATATAACAACCCCTATTTATTACACAAGCGGTAAATTTCATCTTGGGTCAGCGTATACTACTTGTCTATGTGATACTCTAAAAAGATACAAAGAATTACAAGGGTATGAGACTAGATTTTTAACTGGCACAGATGAACATGGGTTAAAAATTGAGGAAGCCGCAAAGGCAAATGGAAAAACACCAAAAGAATACGTAGATTATATCGCAACTCTTGCAAAAGATTTGTGGTCTTTACTCAAAATAAATAACGATGATTTTATTCGAACCACTGAAAAAAGACATGAAGATATTGTTCAAAATATCTTTGAAAAACTGCTTTCGCAAGACGACATTTATTTAGGAGAATACGTTGGAAACTACTGTATAGATTGCGAATCATACTTTACTCCGACTCAATTAGTGGACGGGAAATTGTGCCCTGATTGTGGAAGAGAAACTTCCATTGTAAAAGAAGAAACCTATTTTTTAAGACTAACAAAATATTCCAATCAATTATTGTCTTTTATTGAGAATAATCCTGATTTTATTACTCCTGAAACTCGTAAGAATGAAGTCGTTAAATTTATTCAATCCGGATTGACGGATTTAAGTGTTTCTAGGACAGCTTTTGATTGGGGAGTAAAAGTCAAAAGCGATCCAAAACACGTTATCTATGTTTGGATTGACGCATTGTCAAATTACATTAGTGCTTTGGGTTATGGTTCAGAAAAGGATGGGTTATTCCAAAAATTCTGGATGAATGGTGATGAAATTGTTCACATAATTGGTAAAGATATTTTAAGATTTCATGCAATTTATTGGCCGATAATCTTAATGGCTTTACATATACCGATTAAATTTAAATTATTTGTTCATGGGTGGTACTTGATGAAAGATGGAAAAATGTCCAAGTCAAAAGGAAATATCATTTATCCTGAACCACTTGTTAGTCGTTATGGATTAGATGCTTTTCGCTATTTTGTGGTGCGAGAACTTCCATATGCAAATGATGGATTATTTACTCCTGAAGATTTTGTTTCAAGAATCAATACAGATTTAGTAAATGATCTTGGCAATTTGATAAGCAGAACCATTAGCATGGTAAATAAGTACTTTTCGGGTTCTGTAAAAAAAACAAATCATAACCATGAACTAAAAAAAGTGGAAATCGAATTAGAAGAAATGATACAGTTTGCTTTTGAAAATTATCAAAACTATATGAATGATTTAAAAGTTAGCCAAGCTATTTTTGAAATCACAAAACTTGTTAGTAGAACCAATAAGTTAATCGATGAAACTTCCCCTTGGGATTTAGCTAAAGACGATGAACTTCTTGGTGTGTTAGAATCAGTAATGTATCACCTATTAGAGGCTATACGTGCCGCAACTATTTTATATATTCCGATTTTAATAGAATCCTGTGATAAAATTTTTGATTCTCTAAACGTTGAAAAGACGCTTCGTACTTTCGATACGTATGGATTTGGAGAAAAAAAAGAGTACCATGTTGTTAAAAAAGCAGATCATCTTTTTCCACGACTTGATAGTGAAAAAGAAATTGAGGTTATTAAAGAAATGATGAACCCTACACACAAAAAAGAATTAATTTTAAAACCAGAAATTTCTATTGATGATTTTGACAAAATTGAAGTTGTAGTTGGAAAAATTGAAAAAGCCGAAACACATATAAACGCTAAAAAATTATTAGTATTGCAAATTGATACTGGAGATAAAGTAAGACAAATCGTATCCGGAATAGCTGAGTTTTATCGTCCGGAAGATTTAGTAAATAAAAAAGTTTTGGTAGTCATAAATTTACAAAGTGTAAAACTTCGTGGAGAGTTAAGCGAAGGCATGATTTTATGTGGGGAAACAGAAAATCATACCTTACATATCATTGAAGCACCTAATTCGTTAAATACAGGAGATGTCGTTAAATAA
- a CDS encoding DJ-1/PfpI family protein, which yields MRFVCLLADGFEDIEAIGTVALLKRSGIEVELVSVFGKKTVTGAFQTEVVVNTKMSSIDVDEYDGIFIPGGRQAYVLRDTPSALELVIKFSEQQKWLMAICAGPSVFGVIGLLDGKHYTSFPGTEVYMPKGIRENALVVTDGNIITGIGAGAVHEFAFEIIKNVLGKDKADEIKKRTLYKAFETRTEE from the coding sequence ATGCGTTTTGTATGTTTATTAGCAGACGGATTTGAAGACATTGAAGCGATTGGTACCGTCGCTCTTTTAAAAAGAAGCGGAATTGAAGTGGAACTTGTTAGTGTTTTTGGAAAAAAAACCGTGACAGGGGCTTTTCAGACTGAAGTGGTTGTAAATACAAAAATGAGCTCAATTGATGTCGATGAGTATGATGGCATTTTTATACCAGGAGGCAGGCAAGCCTACGTATTAAGAGATACTCCAAGTGCTTTAGAATTAGTGATTAAATTTAGTGAACAACAAAAATGGTTGATGGCAATTTGTGCAGGACCAAGTGTCTTTGGAGTGATTGGGTTACTGGATGGGAAGCACTATACTTCTTTTCCAGGAACGGAAGTATATATGCCAAAAGGTATAAGAGAAAACGCATTAGTGGTGACAGACGGAAACATTATTACCGGAATTGGTGCAGGAGCAGTACATGAATTTGCGTTTGAGATTATTAAAAACGTTTTAGGAAAAGATAAAGCCGACGAAATTAAAAAAAGAACTTTATATAAAGCTTTTGAAACGAGGACAGAAGAATGA
- a CDS encoding YitT family protein, whose protein sequence is MNKLDMKKEAKTLLLVVVGTAIYALGIVFFIDPSKLYTGGITGLSQLFINIIEQVTSNNVILNLGILSFVLQIPLLIFGYFKLSKRFIVYTIISVIIASVIFLFRVPESILGNDILTCAIIGGMLGGLGNGILHNVGTSGGGTSIIFQYWSIKTGKSVGFYQIIFHGAIILAAGLIFGLNIAIYTIVSQLISSIVLDKVFTGYNFMKLEVITTCGIELADELKTRLPHGVTMLDAIGAYTHQEKTVIFAVISTHEIQKYLAIIKEIDPNAFVVMTGVSKVKGKFTKKIIN, encoded by the coding sequence ATGAATAAATTAGATATGAAAAAAGAAGCAAAAACCTTGCTTTTAGTCGTTGTTGGAACGGCAATTTATGCTTTAGGAATTGTGTTTTTTATTGATCCCTCCAAATTGTATACCGGAGGTATCACTGGGTTATCTCAACTCTTCATTAATATAATTGAACAAGTCACATCAAATAATGTCATTCTCAACCTTGGAATATTATCATTTGTTTTACAAATACCTTTGCTTATATTTGGGTATTTTAAATTAAGCAAACGATTCATTGTTTATACAATTATTTCGGTTATTATTGCCTCTGTAATCTTTTTGTTTCGTGTGCCAGAGAGTATTTTAGGCAATGATATACTAACATGCGCCATCATTGGCGGAATGTTAGGCGGGCTTGGGAATGGAATTTTACATAATGTAGGAACTTCAGGCGGAGGAACTTCAATTATTTTTCAATATTGGAGCATCAAAACCGGAAAATCAGTAGGGTTTTATCAAATCATTTTTCATGGAGCAATTATCTTAGCTGCAGGCTTAATTTTCGGACTTAATATAGCTATTTATACCATCGTGTCTCAGTTAATATCGTCTATTGTTTTAGATAAAGTGTTTACAGGATATAATTTTATGAAACTTGAAGTTATTACAACTTGTGGAATTGAACTTGCGGATGAGTTAAAGACCAGACTTCCACACGGAGTGACGATGCTTGACGCTATTGGAGCTTATACACATCAAGAAAAAACGGTCATTTTTGCCGTGATTTCAACTCATGAAATCCAAAAATACTTAGCGATTATAAAAGAGATTGATCCAAATGCGTTTGTAGTAATGACGGGAGTCTCAAAAGTCAAAGGTAAATTCACGAAAAAGATTATTAATTAG
- a CDS encoding glycoside hydrolase family 3 C-terminal domain-containing protein, translated as MKDLLKQLSTKEKIGQLLQIAPFFFVKDLKKEVSGPVEDLHLNEELIFLAGSVLGVGSPEEMILVQKTYLEKSRHKIPLIFMADIIHGYKTIFPVPIALASSWNPSLLETVARISALEASTSGIHVTFSPMADLSRDPRWGRVVEGFGEDPYLTGKYAEAMVRGYQNDGIEKVGSLASCVKHFAGYGASESGRDYNTVDLSRQTLHDQYFIGYKKAIDAGARLVMTAFNVIDGVPSTANKYLLRDVLRDTWNFKGVTISDYDSLKQIIAHGYAEDMEEVALKGITAGLDIEMSSSAYSNHLETLIQKKQVQMSLLDEAVLRILELKKDLGLFENPFKGIENESMKNLVLSLSHLEASLKVAHESMVLLKNEDILPLTKGATLALIGPYSTSRATVGPWSWHGRRDTNTTLEEALIKADQRLIFVKDSISLLDYTLKDIKQIQRADVVIVAIGENERLSGEAHSLSDIHLPSKQDLLVNMVKALGKKVLVILFNGRPLLLENILDADAILETWFLGSKTAEAITDVLTGKINPSGKLPMSFPKSIGQIPIYYNHLNTGRPYIGPNDDNEFVSRYLDVSNEPLFPFGFGLSYLKLTYKDLRLDKLKITSQETLHASITISNDSTFEGFEIVEVYIRDYTASICRPVKELKQFKKIWINRHSTLTVTFDITINDLMYTIDDGSKTYEMGRFCLMIGPSSNTVLQKDFWLN; from the coding sequence ATGAAAGACTTATTAAAACAATTATCCACAAAAGAGAAAATCGGTCAACTTTTACAAATAGCTCCTTTCTTCTTTGTAAAAGATTTAAAGAAAGAAGTATCTGGTCCTGTAGAAGACCTTCATTTGAATGAAGAGTTAATATTTTTAGCAGGATCTGTTTTGGGAGTGGGTAGTCCTGAAGAAATGATATTAGTACAAAAGACCTATTTAGAGAAAAGTCGTCATAAGATTCCACTTATCTTTATGGCAGATATTATTCATGGATATAAAACAATTTTTCCTGTTCCAATTGCACTTGCTTCTTCTTGGAATCCATCGCTTTTAGAAACCGTTGCAAGAATTTCGGCGCTTGAAGCATCTACTTCAGGAATTCATGTGACCTTTTCGCCAATGGCAGACTTGTCAAGAGATCCAAGGTGGGGAAGAGTGGTAGAAGGATTTGGAGAAGACCCATATTTAACGGGAAAATATGCAGAAGCAATGGTAAGGGGTTACCAAAATGATGGAATTGAAAAAGTAGGTTCTCTAGCTAGTTGCGTAAAGCATTTTGCAGGGTATGGAGCTTCAGAAAGTGGAAGAGATTACAATACAGTTGATTTATCTAGACAAACACTTCATGATCAATATTTTATAGGATATAAAAAAGCTATCGATGCGGGAGCAAGGCTGGTGATGACTGCTTTTAATGTAATAGATGGTGTTCCTTCAACCGCAAACAAGTATTTACTAAGAGATGTCTTGCGAGATACTTGGAATTTTAAAGGTGTTACCATTTCAGATTATGATTCTTTAAAACAAATAATTGCTCATGGATATGCAGAAGACATGGAAGAAGTAGCGCTGAAGGGAATCACAGCGGGGTTAGATATTGAAATGTCATCTTCTGCCTATAGCAATCACTTAGAAACACTTATTCAAAAAAAACAAGTACAGATGTCATTGTTAGATGAAGCGGTGCTTCGAATATTAGAATTAAAAAAAGATTTAGGTTTGTTTGAGAACCCATTTAAAGGAATCGAAAACGAATCAATGAAAAATCTTGTCTTATCTTTAAGTCATTTAGAGGCAAGTTTAAAAGTAGCGCATGAATCAATGGTTCTCTTAAAAAATGAAGACATTTTACCTTTGACAAAAGGTGCGACTTTAGCACTTATCGGGCCATATTCTACATCTAGAGCGACAGTTGGACCTTGGAGTTGGCATGGAAGAAGAGACACAAATACGACGCTTGAAGAGGCTCTTATTAAAGCGGACCAACGTTTGATTTTTGTAAAGGATAGTATCAGTTTATTAGATTATACGTTAAAGGATATAAAACAAATCCAAAGAGCTGATGTGGTAATAGTTGCTATTGGTGAAAACGAACGGTTGTCCGGAGAAGCGCACTCTCTATCTGATATTCACCTACCTTCAAAACAAGATTTATTAGTTAATATGGTAAAAGCTTTAGGTAAAAAAGTTCTAGTCATTTTGTTTAATGGAAGACCACTACTTCTAGAAAATATTTTAGATGCCGATGCTATTCTTGAGACTTGGTTTTTAGGCTCAAAAACAGCTGAAGCCATTACAGATGTATTAACAGGAAAAATTAATCCGTCTGGTAAACTACCAATGAGTTTCCCTAAAAGCATTGGACAAATTCCTATCTATTATAATCATTTGAATACAGGACGGCCTTATATTGGACCCAATGATGATAATGAATTCGTGTCAAGGTACCTTGATGTTTCGAACGAACCACTGTTTCCATTTGGATTTGGGCTTAGTTATTTAAAGTTAACTTATAAAGATTTAAGATTAGACAAACTAAAAATAACATCTCAAGAAACGCTTCATGCTTCGATTACAATTTCAAATGATAGTACGTTTGAAGGCTTTGAAATCGTAGAAGTATATATCCGCGATTATACTGCATCAATCTGTCGACCAGTAAAAGAATTAAAGCAATTTAAAAAAATATGGATTAATCGGCATTCAACTCTCACGGTTACATTTGACATTACGATAAATGATTTGATGTATACAATAGATGATGGAAGTAAAACATATGAGATGGGTCGTTTTTGCCTTATGATAGGACCTTCTTCAAACACGGTTTTGCAAAAAGATTTTTGGCTGAATTAA